Proteins encoded together in one Thermococcus gammatolerans EJ3 window:
- a CDS encoding DUF4129 domain-containing protein produces the protein MELRQMSIRTKALTVMLGILLLMALLFHSTVRQGEIERSSSSPAIWSIIISVAAIASMMIVLLLFLSWRDVPGKRKDLYKDGRAFTRAIAFFVTALFFGAVLQILAGGGHPLPLNATANNTTNTPGVIGTPQSYNVSPHQAKEGGTFSFPVWIGYTIGVAFVIFLVIWGTNYYREIIRRRKRKAIKLKAEAFDRKLHEEGLEAFDNPRDAIVGIYKNAVLWLEYLGVPYRESWTHWEHAQRVGFRKEIFIELTRLFEKAKYAPEKVTWEDAERALKAYREMRREMDENT, from the coding sequence ATGGAACTGAGGCAAATGTCAATCAGAACGAAAGCCCTCACGGTGATGCTCGGAATCCTGCTCCTCATGGCACTCCTATTCCATTCCACGGTGAGACAGGGGGAGATCGAGAGAAGCAGCTCAAGTCCAGCCATCTGGTCCATAATAATCTCAGTGGCAGCAATAGCTTCCATGATGATAGTCCTCCTGCTCTTCCTGAGCTGGCGCGATGTTCCGGGCAAGAGAAAGGATCTCTACAAGGATGGAAGGGCATTCACCCGGGCAATAGCGTTTTTCGTGACCGCTCTCTTCTTCGGTGCGGTTCTTCAGATACTCGCCGGAGGCGGTCATCCGCTCCCCCTTAATGCCACAGCGAACAATACGACCAACACCCCCGGTGTGATCGGGACACCACAGTCCTACAACGTCAGTCCTCACCAGGCTAAAGAGGGGGGAACGTTTAGCTTCCCTGTGTGGATAGGCTACACGATCGGGGTTGCCTTCGTGATTTTCCTGGTGATCTGGGGGACAAACTACTACCGGGAGATTATCCGGAGGAGGAAAAGAAAGGCTATCAAGCTCAAAGCCGAAGCCTTCGACAGAAAGCTCCACGAGGAGGGATTAGAAGCCTTTGACAACCCAAGGGACGCGATCGTGGGCATATACAAGAACGCCGTCCTCTGGCTCGAGTACCTCGGCGTTCCGTACAGGGAGAGCTGGACGCACTGGGAACACGCTCAGAGAGTGGGGTTCAGGAAAGAGATCTTCATTGAGCTGACAAGACTTTTTGAGAAGGCCAAGTACGCCCCCGAGAAGGTGACGTGGGAGGACGCAGAGAGGGCCCTGAAAGCCTACAGGGAAATGAGGAGGGAGATGGATGAGAATACGTAG
- a CDS encoding DUF2118 family protein, protein MERLPRLYVETSFEECFAGEKAVEDCVVIMDNVEVWLGKGEALPGFIDVERSKFLRREVYDRFYLYVDRVESRMLADAILVLPDGRTRIYLRKGDELLLLPVEGFTKTLIANVGNRVRTGDAFAAVTTRKGEVHYLKPPKSGTVVFIDEITNRPHYVYYILPEE, encoded by the coding sequence ATGGAGAGGCTTCCGAGGCTCTACGTTGAGACGTCCTTCGAGGAATGTTTTGCTGGCGAAAAGGCCGTTGAGGACTGCGTTGTGATCATGGACAACGTTGAAGTCTGGCTCGGAAAGGGCGAAGCCCTGCCCGGTTTCATCGACGTGGAAAGGTCAAAGTTCCTCAGAAGGGAAGTGTACGATCGCTTTTACCTCTACGTGGACAGGGTTGAGAGCAGAATGCTCGCGGACGCAATTCTGGTCCTTCCGGACGGCAGGACGAGGATATACCTCAGAAAGGGTGACGAGCTTCTCTTACTGCCCGTAGAGGGCTTCACAAAAACCCTCATCGCGAACGTTGGAAACCGGGTCAGGACGGGGGACGCTTTTGCGGCAGTCACGACAAGAAAGGGTGAAGTTCACTACCTCAAACCTCCAAAAAGCGGCACAGTGGTGTTCATAGACGAGATAACGAACAGGCCACACTACGTCTACTATATCCTTCCCGAGGAGTGA
- a CDS encoding FKBP-type peptidyl-prolyl cis-trans isomerase translates to MKVERGDFVLFNYVGRYENGEVFDTSYESVAREQGIFVEEREYSPIGVTVGAGEIIPGIEEALLGMELGEKKEVVVPPEKGYGMPREDLIVPVPIEQFTSAGLEPVEGMYVMTDAGIAKILKVEEKTVRLDFNHPLAGKTAIFEIEVVEIKKAGEA, encoded by the coding sequence ATGAAGGTTGAACGTGGTGATTTTGTTCTGTTTAACTACGTTGGAAGGTACGAGAACGGTGAGGTTTTTGACACCTCCTACGAGAGCGTTGCCCGGGAGCAGGGGATATTCGTGGAGGAAAGGGAGTACTCACCCATAGGCGTTACGGTTGGTGCCGGCGAGATAATCCCGGGTATAGAGGAGGCCCTCTTGGGCATGGAGCTCGGGGAGAAGAAGGAGGTCGTAGTACCCCCTGAGAAGGGCTACGGTATGCCCCGGGAGGATCTAATAGTACCGGTTCCTATCGAGCAGTTTACCTCGGCCGGCCTCGAGCCAGTGGAGGGAATGTACGTCATGACGGATGCTGGCATAGCAAAGATCCTGAAGGTTGAAGAGAAGACCGTTAGGCTTGACTTCAACCACCCCCTCGCGGGGAAAACTGCGATCTTTGAGATCGAGGTCGTTGAAATAAAGAAGGCCGGAGAGGCCTGA
- a CDS encoding type II secretion system F family protein, with protein MPRESGGIAVLLTRILERILPAKWIKRYELFIYSAGIEFLAIEYLIISILLSIIFAAVVLILSNTFYALVTLVAVFVGMAFAYPYWRVSKRIEEMEKHLPDAFFYLASSLRAGISFSEALEDLTTAKFGALTDEFKRVVGEIRKGRSTVEALKVMAVRNRKSPVVYRSLMIIIEALERGAPMSDVLVYVANDVREILRIKQERKASTGMQMMFFIITSGFVGPAIIGTVGKLMGIMVQGPAKAQIPTVLNILLGFVVIQAIVSGLGIGVIREGKFSAGIKYGIMLAIMGALVFQGMKYVNLSF; from the coding sequence ATGCCGAGGGAATCTGGAGGAATAGCAGTCCTGCTCACGAGGATCCTTGAGCGAATCCTGCCGGCGAAGTGGATAAAACGCTACGAGCTCTTCATATACTCCGCAGGAATAGAGTTTCTGGCAATAGAGTACCTCATAATCTCGATCCTCCTGTCGATTATCTTTGCAGCCGTCGTCCTGATACTGTCAAATACCTTCTACGCCCTTGTAACGCTTGTGGCCGTTTTCGTGGGCATGGCGTTTGCCTATCCTTACTGGAGGGTATCCAAGAGGATAGAGGAGATGGAGAAACACCTCCCGGACGCGTTCTTTTATCTGGCCAGCTCCCTTAGGGCGGGCATATCTTTCTCTGAGGCACTCGAAGACCTCACAACCGCAAAGTTTGGGGCCCTAACGGATGAGTTCAAGAGGGTCGTGGGCGAGATCAGAAAGGGCCGTTCAACGGTCGAGGCACTTAAGGTTATGGCTGTGAGGAACAGGAAGTCCCCGGTGGTATACAGATCACTCATGATCATCATCGAGGCCCTTGAGAGGGGCGCCCCGATGAGTGACGTCCTAGTCTACGTTGCCAACGACGTCCGTGAGATACTCAGGATAAAGCAGGAGAGAAAGGCATCAACCGGAATGCAGATGATGTTCTTCATCATAACCAGCGGCTTCGTTGGGCCCGCCATCATCGGAACGGTTGGGAAGCTGATGGGGATAATGGTTCAAGGGCCAGCAAAGGCGCAGATCCCAACGGTTCTGAACATACTGCTTGGTTTCGTCGTAATCCAGGCAATAGTGTCAGGGCTTGGAATAGGAGTTATCAGGGAGGGCAAGTTCTCGGCGGGGATAAAGTACGGCATAATGCTGGCCATAATGGGGGCCCTCGTCTTCCAAGGAATGAAGTACGTGAACCTGAGCTTTTGA